A window of the Haemorhous mexicanus isolate bHaeMex1 chromosome 32 unlocalized genomic scaffold, bHaeMex1.pri SUPER_32_unloc_1, whole genome shotgun sequence genome harbors these coding sequences:
- the LOC132322644 gene encoding zinc finger protein CKR1-like, which translates to MEPWVLLDPRQKALYLDVMHESYETLMSLAAQGLVSEKAVEKGAPESSAGHSSHSLEREKPLGSNRRKARRPDKAVPPKPTPLPKAGRAKPLRGKGAARERPFGCADCGKSFPWASHLERHRRVHTGERPFGCPECGETYSQSSHLRQHRRTHAGDRPHKCGHCGKRFAAAAELAAHGRGHAADKPHKCDDCGKGFVWASHLERHRRVHTGEKPFGCAECGEAFSQGSHLAKHRRSHAGERPHRCPACGKTFCQSSDLARHRRTHLGRRPLRCGDCGKLFRTGPALARHQRCHGREHLHRCGDCGKGFVWASHLERHRRVHTGERPFPCSSCGERFTQKAHLLQHRKTHSPERPYKCGDCGKRFGEAPLFLVHQRSHAAHKSYTCDDCGKGFAWASHLERHRRVHTGEKPFKCPECGEGFSQGSHLSKHRRSHLPKAAGPSPGHGSSLGTRLEPAAARSPKD; encoded by the exons ATggagccctgggtgctgctggatcCGCGGCAGAAGGCTCTGTACCTCGACGTGATGCACGAGAGCTATGAGACCCTCATGTCCCTGG cagctcaggggctggTGAGTGAAAAAGCAGTGGAGAAAGGAGCACcggagagcagtgctgggcactcatcccacagcctggagagggagaAGCCCCTGGGCTCCAACCGGCGCAAGGCGAGGCGCCCAGACAAGGCcgtgccccccaaacccaccccgcTCCCCAAAGCGGGCCGTGCCAAACCCCTGCGTGGGAAAGGAGCGGCCCGGGAGCGGCCGTTCGGCTGCGCCGACTGCGGCAAGAGCTTCCCGTGGGCCTCGCACCTGGAGCGGCACCGGCGGGTGCACACGGGCGAGCGGCCCTTCGGCTGCCCCGAGTGCGGCGAGACCTACAGCCAGAGCTCGCACCTGCGGCAGCACCGCCGCACCCACGCCGGCGACCGCCCGCACAAGTGCGGCCACTGCGGGAAGCGCttcgccgccgccgccgagcTGGCAGCCCACGGCCGCGGCCACGCCGCCGACAAACCCCACAAGTGCGACGACTGCGGGAAGGGCTTCGTGTGGGCCTCGCACCTGGAGCGGCACCGGCGCGTGCACACCGGCGAGAAGCCCTTCGGGTGCGCTGAGTGCGGCGAGGCCTTCAGCCAGGGCTCGCACCTGGCCAAGCACCGCCGCAGCCACGCGGGCGAGCGGCCGCACCGCTGCCCGGCCTGCGGGAAGACCTTCTGCCAGAGCTCTGACCTGGCGCGGCACCGCCGCACGCACCTGGGTAGGAGGCCCCTGCGCTGCGGGGACTGCGGGAAGCTGTTCCGGACGGGGCCGGCGCTGGCGCGGCACCAGCGGTGCCACGGCCGGGAGCACTTGCACCGCTGCGGCGACTGCGGGAAGGGCTTCGTGTGGGCCTCGCACCTGGAGCGGCACCGGCGCGTGCACACGGGCGAGCGGcccttcccctgcagcagctgcggcGAGCGCTTCACGCAGAAGGCGCACCTGCTGCAGCACCGCAAGACCCACTCGCCGGAGCGGCCCTACAAGTGCGGCGACTGCGGGAAGCGCTTCGGGGAAGCGCCCCTGTTCCTGGTGCACCAGCGCAGCCACGCCGCGCACAAGAGCTACACCTGCGACGACTGCGGGAAGGGCTTTGCCTGGGCGTCGCACCTGGAGCGGCACCGCCGCGTGCACACGGGGGAGAAGCCCTTCAAGTGCCCCGAGTGCGGCGAGGGGTTCAGCCAGGGGTCGCATCTCAGCAAGCACCGCCGCAGCCACCTCCCCAAGGCTGCGGGGCCCTCGCCAGGACACGGCTCCTCGCTGGGGACACGCCTGGAGCCCGCAGCGGCGAGGAGCCCTAAGGACTAA